Proteins encoded by one window of Cydia splendana chromosome 14, ilCydSple1.2, whole genome shotgun sequence:
- the LOC134796782 gene encoding protein FAM177A1-like: MESKHEVPTDQADICINRRVKLLHFSDGVEEVIEQQNVSELDAAPKHEETVDPKSLDWGPWFSHYAWKSGTKVLNAVDYAGESLANFFGITTPKYQIEIDEHERVVEEQRKMEEDSVGWVPKNGGGDVPLVLTEPIKEVEKPAEV; encoded by the exons ATGGAAAGTAAACACGAAGTACCAACTGATCAAGCTGATATTTGTATCAACAGGCGAGTGAAATTGCTGCATTTCAGTGACGGCGTAGAAGAAGTTATAGAACAACAAAATGTTAGCGAATTAGATGCTGCACCCAAGCATGAAGAAACCGTTGATCCG AAATCCCTGGACTGGGGTCCATGGTTCTCTCACTATGCCTGGAAATCCGGCACCAAAGTCCTCAATGCTGTAGATTACGCTGGTGAGTCATTGGCCAACTTCTTCGGTATCACCACACCTAAGTACCAGATAGAGATAGATGAACACGAGAGGGTAGTCGAAGAGCAGAGGAAGATGGAAGAGGATTCTGTTGGTTGGGTGCCGAAGAATGGCGGTGGGGATGTTCCATTGGTATTGACGGAACCTATAAAGGAAGTTGAGAAACCAGCGGAAGTATAG